A window of Roseiflexus castenholzii DSM 13941 genomic DNA:
TGAACTCGGCAAAGCTGCCGAAGGCGTCGTTGATCGCCTTTGCCAGCTCGCCGCGCGGCTCGCCGCCGCCATTGGGTCCCATGATGGTCCAGAACAGCGTATGATTGTGATGCCCGCCGCCATTGTTGATGACCGCCTGCCGAATGCTTTCGGGCACATCGTTGATGTTCATCAGAATCTCTTCAATGGTCGCATGCTGCAACGAGGAATGACCCTCGAGCGCCGCATTCAGGTTCGTCACATACGCCTGATGATGCTTGCCGTGGTGGATCTGCATGGTCATGGTGTCGATGTTCGGTTCCAGCGCAGAGAAATCATACGGCAACGGCGGAAGTGTGAAAGCCATGGGTTCTTCCTCCTTCTCAACAAACCATCCGGGTCTGAACGTTCTATGCTTCGTCTGCGATGCGGAAA
This region includes:
- a CDS encoding superoxide dismutase, with amino-acid sequence MAFTLPPLPYDFSALEPNIDTMTMQIHHGKHHQAYVTNLNAALEGHSSLQHATIEEILMNINDVPESIRQAVINNGGGHHNHTLFWTIMGPNGGGEPRGELAKAINDAFGSFAEFKAKIKDAGVKRFGSGWAWLVKDKEGKLHIYSTANQDSPLMQGHMPILGVDVWEHAYYLKYQNRRPDYIDAWWNTVNWDAVAERFGQ